A genomic window from Bubalus bubalis isolate 160015118507 breed Murrah chromosome X, NDDB_SH_1, whole genome shotgun sequence includes:
- the ALAS2 gene encoding 5-aminolevulinate synthase, erythroid-specific, mitochondrial, translating into MVTAAMLLQRCPVLIRSPTGLLGKMIKTHQFLFGIGRCPILATQGPSFSQIHLKATKAGGDSPSWAKSHCPFMLLELQDGKSKIVQKAAPEVQEDVKTFKTDLPTSLASTSLRKTFSSSQEPEKNSEKVTHLIQNNMAGDHVFGYDQFFRDKIMEKKQDHTYRVFKTVNRWADAYPFAEHFFEASVASKDVSVWCSNDYLGMSRHPRVLQATQEILQRHGAGAGGTRNISGTSKFHVELEQELAELHQKDSALLFSSCFVANDSTLFTLAKILPGCEIYSDAGNHASMIQGIRNSGAAKFVFRHNDPDHLKKLLKKSNPETPKIVAFETVHSMDGAICPLEELCDVAHQYGALTFVDEVHAVGLYGSRGAGIGERDGIMHKIDIISGTLGKAFGCVGGYIASTRDLVDMVRSYAAGFIFTTSLPPMVLSGALESVRLLKGEEGQALRRAHQRNVKHMRQLLMDRGLPVIPCPSHIIPIRVGDAVLNTRICDLLLSKHAIYVQAINYPTVPRGEELLRLAPSPHHSPQMMEDFVEKLLDAWTEVGLPLQDISIAACNFCRRPVHFELMSEWERSYFGNMGPQYVTTYA; encoded by the exons atggtgacagcagccatgttGCTACAGCGTTGCCCAGTGCTTATCCGGAGCCCCACAGGCCTCCTGGGCAAGATGATTAAGACTCACCAGTTCCTGTTTGGTATTGGACGTTGTCCCATTCTGGCCACCCAAGGACCAAGTTTTTCTCAAATCCACCTTAAGGCAACCAAGGCTGGAGGGG ATTCTCCATCTTGGGCCAAGAGCCACTGTCCCTTCATGCTGTTGGAACTCCAGGATGGGAAGAGTAAAATTGTGCAAAAAGCAGCCCCAGAAGTCCAGGAAGATGTGAAGACTTTCAAGACAG ACTTGCCCACCTCTCTGGCCTCAACCAGCCTGAGGAAGACATTCTCCAGTTCCCAAGAGCCAGAGAAAAATTCAGAGAAGGTCACACACCTGATTCAGAACAACATGGCTG GAGACCATGTCTTTGGTTATGACCAGTTTTTTAGGGACAAAATCATGGAGAAGAAACAGGACCACACCTATCGTGTTTTCAAGACTGTGAATCGCTGGGCTGATGCATACCCCTTTGCTGAACACTTCTTTGAGGCATCTGTGGCCTCAAAGGATGTGTCTGTCTGGTGCAGTAATGACTACCTGGGCATGAGCCGGCACCCTCGGGTCTTGCAAGCCACACA AGAGATCCTGCAGCGACATGGAGCTGGAGCTGGTGGCACCCGCAACATCTCGGGTACCAGTAAGTTCCATGTCGAGCTGGAGCAAGAGCTGGCTGAGCTGCACCAGAAGGACTCAGCCCtgctcttctcttcctgctttgtgGCCAATGACTCCACTCTCTTCACCTTGGCCAAGATCTTGCCAG GGTGTGAGATTTACTCAGATGCAGGCAACCATGCTTCCATGATCCAAGGTATCCGCAACAGTGGAGCAGCCAAGTTTGTCTTCAGGCACAATGATCCTGATCACCTGAAGAAACTTCTAAAGAAGTCCAACCCTGAGACACCCAAAATTGTGGCCTTCGAGACTGTTCACTCCATGGATG GTGCCATCTGTCCCCTCGAGGAATTGTGTGATGTGGCCCACCAGTATGGGGCTCTGACCTTCGTGGATGAAGTTCATGCTGTAGGACTGTATGGGTCCCGGGGTGCTGGGATTGGGGAGCGTGATGGAATTATGCACAAGATTGACATCATCTCTGGAACTCTTG gcaaagcctttggctgtgtgggtgGCTACATTGCCAGCACCCGTGACTTGGTGGACATGGTACGTTCCTATGCTGCTGGCTTCATCTTCACCACTTCACTGCCTCCCATGGTGCTCTCTGGGGCTCTGGAATCCGTGCGACTGCTCAAAGGAGAGGAGGGCCAAGCCCTGAGGAGAGCCCACCAACGCAATGTCAAGCACATGCGTCAGCTACTAATGGACAGGGGCCTTCCTGTCATTCCATGCCCCAGCCACATCATCCCCATTCGG GTGGGTGATGCAGTGCTGAACACCAGGATCTGTGATCTCCTGCTCTCCAAGCATGCCATCTATGTGCAGGCCATCAACTACCCAACTGTCCCCCGGGGTGAGGAGCTGCTGCGCTTggcaccctccccccaccacagcCCTCAGATGATGGAAGACTTTGTGG AGAAGCTGCTAGACGCCTGGACTGAGGTGGGACTCCCCCTCCAGGATATATCTATAGCTGCCTGCAATTTCTGCCGCCGTCCTGTACACTTCGAGCTCATGAGTGAGTGGGAACGTTCCTACTTTGGGAACATGGGGCCCCAGTATGTCACCACTTATGCCTAA
- the APEX2 gene encoding DNA-(apurinic or apyrimidinic site) endonuclease 2 isoform X1 yields MLRLVSWNINGIRSPLQGVRYEEPSSCSAMAMGRILDKLDADIVCLQETKVTRDVLTEPLAIIEGYNSYFSFSRNRSGYSGVATFCKDSATPVAAEEGLSGLLSTQNGDVGCYGNMDDFTQEELRALDSEGRALLTQHKICTWEGKEKTLTLINVYCPHADPGKPERLTFKMRFYRLLQIRAEALLAAGSHVIILGDLNTAHRPIDHWDAVNMECFEEDPGRKWMDGLLSNLGCESGSHVGPFIDSYRCFQPKQKGAFTCWSTVSGARHLNYGSRLDYVLGDRTLVIDTFQASFLLPEVMGSDHCPVGAVLSVSSVPAKQCPPLCTCFLPEFAGTQLKILRFLVHFKQDPVFKQSALQPSNQTQVHMRQNKARVRSTRSRPSKTGSSRGQKNLMSYFQPSSSGPQTSNLDLPSLGTLITPKTSEEDVMANVVEGQAKASEAKDEKEIRTSFWKSLLGGPSPMPLCGGHREPCVMRTVKKPGPNLGRHFYMCARPQGPPTDPSSRCNFFLWSRPS; encoded by the exons ATGTTGCGCTTGGTGAGCTGGAACATCAATGGGATCCGGAGCCCCTTGCAAGGGGTGAGATACGAGGAGCCCAGCAGCTGCAGCGCCATGGCCATGGGGCGCATTTTGGACAAGCTGGATGCAGACATCGTCTGTCTTCAGGAGACCAAAGTAACCA gggaTGTGCTGACAGAGCCCCTGGCTATCATTGAGGGCTACAACTCCTATTTCAGCTTCAGCCGTAACCGCAGTGGCTATTCTG GTGTAGCCACTTTCTGTAAGGACAGTGCTACCCCCGTGGCTGCTGAAGAAGGCCTGAGTGGCCTGCTTTCCACTCAGAATGGGGATGTGGGTTGCTATGGAAACATGGATGACTTCACCCAAGAGGAACTTCGAGCTCTGGATAGTGAGGGCCGGGCCCTCCTCACACAACACAAAATCTG cacatgggaagggaaggagaagaccTTGACCCTAATCAACGTGTACTGCCCCCATGCGGACCCTGGGAAGCCTGAGCGACTCACCTTTAAGATGCGCTTCTATCGCTTGCTGCAGATCCGAGCAGAAGCTCTCCTGGCAGCTGGCAG cCATGTTATCATTCTGGGTGATCTGAATACAGCCCACCGCCCCATTGATCACTGGGATGCAGTCAACATG GAATGCTTTGAAGAGGACCCAGGGCGCAAGTGGATGGATGGTTTGCTCAGTAACCTGGGGTGCGAGAGTGGCTCCCACGTGGGACCCTTCATCGATAGCTACCGCTGCTTCCAGCCAAAGCAGAAGGGGGCCTTCACCTGTTGGTCAACAGTCAGTGGTGCCCGCCATTTGAACTATGGCTCCCGGCTTGACTACGTGTTGGGGGATAGGACCCTGGTCATAGACACCTTTCAGGCCTCCTTCTTGCTGCCTGAGGTGATGGGCTCTGATCACTGCCCTGTGGGTGCAGTCTTAAGCGTGTCCTCTGTGCCAGCAAAACAGTGCCCACCTCTGTGCACCTGCTTCCTCCCCGAGTTTGCAGGTACCCAACTCAAGATCCTACGATTCCTGGTTCACTTCAAACAAGATCCTGTGTTCAAGCAGTCAGCACTACAGCCCAGCAATCAAACACAGGTACACATGCGCCAAAACAAAGCCCGTGTGCGCTCAACTAGGTCCCGGCCAAGTAAAACTGGCTCCAGTAGAGGCCAAAAAAACCTGATGAGCTACTTCCAGCCATCCTCCAGTGGCCCCCAAACTTCTAACTTGGATCTTCCTAGCCTGGGCACCCTTATAACCCCAAAGACCTCAGAAGAGGACGTGATGGCCAATGTGGTGGAGGGGCAGGCCAAGGCTTCAGAGGCCAAGGATGAAAAGGAGATACGGACCTCATTCTGGAAGTCTCTGCTGGGGGGACCCTCGCCCATGCCCCTCTGTGGGGGACACAGGGAGCCATGTGTAATGCGAACTGTAAAGAAGCCAGGACCCAACCTGGGCCGCCACTTCTACATGTGTGCCAGGCCCCAGGGTCCTCCCACTGACCCCTCTTCCCGCTGCAATTTCTTCCTCTGGAGCAGGCCCAGCTGA
- the APEX2 gene encoding DNA-(apurinic or apyrimidinic site) endonuclease 2 isoform X2, with translation MDDFTQEELRALDSEGRALLTQHKICTWEGKEKTLTLINVYCPHADPGKPERLTFKMRFYRLLQIRAEALLAAGSHVIILGDLNTAHRPIDHWDAVNMECFEEDPGRKWMDGLLSNLGCESGSHVGPFIDSYRCFQPKQKGAFTCWSTVSGARHLNYGSRLDYVLGDRTLVIDTFQASFLLPEVMGSDHCPVGAVLSVSSVPAKQCPPLCTCFLPEFAGTQLKILRFLVHFKQDPVFKQSALQPSNQTQVHMRQNKARVRSTRSRPSKTGSSRGQKNLMSYFQPSSSGPQTSNLDLPSLGTLITPKTSEEDVMANVVEGQAKASEAKDEKEIRTSFWKSLLGGPSPMPLCGGHREPCVMRTVKKPGPNLGRHFYMCARPQGPPTDPSSRCNFFLWSRPS, from the exons ATGGATGACTTCACCCAAGAGGAACTTCGAGCTCTGGATAGTGAGGGCCGGGCCCTCCTCACACAACACAAAATCTG cacatgggaagggaaggagaagaccTTGACCCTAATCAACGTGTACTGCCCCCATGCGGACCCTGGGAAGCCTGAGCGACTCACCTTTAAGATGCGCTTCTATCGCTTGCTGCAGATCCGAGCAGAAGCTCTCCTGGCAGCTGGCAG cCATGTTATCATTCTGGGTGATCTGAATACAGCCCACCGCCCCATTGATCACTGGGATGCAGTCAACATG GAATGCTTTGAAGAGGACCCAGGGCGCAAGTGGATGGATGGTTTGCTCAGTAACCTGGGGTGCGAGAGTGGCTCCCACGTGGGACCCTTCATCGATAGCTACCGCTGCTTCCAGCCAAAGCAGAAGGGGGCCTTCACCTGTTGGTCAACAGTCAGTGGTGCCCGCCATTTGAACTATGGCTCCCGGCTTGACTACGTGTTGGGGGATAGGACCCTGGTCATAGACACCTTTCAGGCCTCCTTCTTGCTGCCTGAGGTGATGGGCTCTGATCACTGCCCTGTGGGTGCAGTCTTAAGCGTGTCCTCTGTGCCAGCAAAACAGTGCCCACCTCTGTGCACCTGCTTCCTCCCCGAGTTTGCAGGTACCCAACTCAAGATCCTACGATTCCTGGTTCACTTCAAACAAGATCCTGTGTTCAAGCAGTCAGCACTACAGCCCAGCAATCAAACACAGGTACACATGCGCCAAAACAAAGCCCGTGTGCGCTCAACTAGGTCCCGGCCAAGTAAAACTGGCTCCAGTAGAGGCCAAAAAAACCTGATGAGCTACTTCCAGCCATCCTCCAGTGGCCCCCAAACTTCTAACTTGGATCTTCCTAGCCTGGGCACCCTTATAACCCCAAAGACCTCAGAAGAGGACGTGATGGCCAATGTGGTGGAGGGGCAGGCCAAGGCTTCAGAGGCCAAGGATGAAAAGGAGATACGGACCTCATTCTGGAAGTCTCTGCTGGGGGGACCCTCGCCCATGCCCCTCTGTGGGGGACACAGGGAGCCATGTGTAATGCGAACTGTAAAGAAGCCAGGACCCAACCTGGGCCGCCACTTCTACATGTGTGCCAGGCCCCAGGGTCCTCCCACTGACCCCTCTTCCCGCTGCAATTTCTTCCTCTGGAGCAGGCCCAGCTGA